In the Methanothermobacter sp. K4 genome, CTGTTGGATGGAGGGACCGGAGGATTCTCATCATGATACTCGGGGAATCTGTGGTGCTCACTGTGATCGCCGGTATTGTGGGTTCAGTGCTTGGTGTTGCAGCCATACAGGTGCTCCTTGAGCTTGGAATGAGGGGATTCATAGAGCCAGTATACAGCCCTGAGATCTTCATGAGGGCCTTTGCAGTCGCCCTCAGCGTGGGTGTCCTCGGCGGACTGTACCCGGCCTACCGGGCATCAAGGCTCGCCCCCACCGAAGCACTGAGGTATGAGTAGGTGGTTCCATGAAGGCCATAGAGGTGAGAAACCTTAAGAAGAGCTTTGACGGGGGTAAGATAAGGGCCCTTAATGGTGTTGACCTTGAAGTTGAGATGGGTGAGTTCATCTCAATCATGGGTCCATCGGGTTCAGGTAAATCCACCCTCCTCAACATGATAGGCGCCCTCGATGTCCCGGATTCAGGCACCATCAAAGTTGCCGGAAGGGATCTCTCAGAGGAGAGGGACCTGAGCCGTTTAAGGGCCGAGGAGATAGGCTTCGTGTTCCAGCTGCATAACCTCATACCCAGCCTCACCGCCCTTGAGAATGTTGAGATACCCATGTTCGCCGTGAAGCACGGTAACATGGAGGAGCGTGCAATGGAACTCCTTGAACAGGTTGGCCTCGGGGATAAGGCTGACCGGAGGCCCACGGAACTCTCTGGTGGTGAACGCCAGAGGGTTGCAATTGCCAGGGCCCTGGCCAATAACCCCTCAATAATCCTTGCGGATGAACCGACAGGGGCGCTTGACTCAAAGACAAGCAAAAATATACTCCATATGCTTCAGAAGCTCCAGGAGGAGGAGGGCGTTACCCTTGTTGTTGTCACCCATGAGCCCCATGTGGCTGAGATGGCCTCAAGGACCATAAGGATACTTGATGGTGTAATTGTGGGTTAATATGGTGGGGATCCCCATGGGAGGTATCATCAGGCTCTGGAGTGGTGTTTCAGACCATTTTTATAGGGAGGTGACAAATGTGTCTGGACACGTCCTGGAGGTCCTTAAAAGATCACTGCCCTCCCCCTCCCACGTATCGATTTAACCTCAAATGAACTAATACCTTTTCCAGAATTATTCCATGGTCATGCCCAAATCATGCCATCATCTGCAACAAGAAGGACAGGTTGGTGTTGTTGAGAAGACTGCAAGGTCATGCCCAAATCATGCCATCATCTGCAACAAGAAGGACAGGTTGGTGTTGTTGNNNNNNNNNNNNNNNNNNNNNNNNNNNNNNNNNNNNNNNNNNNNNNNNNNNNNNNNNNNNNNNNNNNNNNNNNNNNNNNNNNNNNNNNNNNNNNNNNTTGAGAAGACTGCAAGGTCATGCCCAAATCATGCCATCATCTGCAACCCAAATTTGATTAATAAGTTCCAACATATTATGAATCATGACTGAAAAACTGACTGTTGCCTGGTGTATCACCGGGGCCGGGGAGAAACTGACTGAAACCTACGAAATAATGAAGGATATTAAAAAGATCTATGGGGACCGTATCAAAATCGACGTCTTCATATCCAAGGCAGGTGACCAGGTTGTCAAGTACTATGGCCTATACAGGGACCTTGAGACCAGCTTTGACAGGAAGTGGGTTGAGATAAACGCCAATTCGCCATTCCTTGCCGGGCAGGTCCAGCTTGGTAAGTATGACTTCATACTTGTGGCTCCCTGCACCTCCAACAGCACAGCCAAGATATCCCTGAGGATAGGGGATACCCTGGTTACAAATGCTGTTATAATGGCCCAGAAGGCATCTGTCCCTGTCTACATCATGCCATCGGACTACAGTGAGGGGAAGGTTATCACGACACTTCCAAACGGTAAGAAACTGGAACTCAAAATAACCAGGGAGGATGTTGAACACGTGAAGAGGATATCAGGGATGGATAAAACAGAGGTTTTCAGTGACCCCAGCAGGATCTACAAGATCTTTGAGGAGTGGACCTACCCCAAGGACCAATGAAAATTTAAAAAATGGATTTAAATTATTCCTGCAGTTCCTGGATGGTCACACCGTAGGTGTAGACCGTCATTCCCTCCTCTTCAGTCTGACTGAAGGGCGCTGTCCCCTTGAAGTAGGCCTTCACCTCACCGGTATCTGCGATGTTCATTGTGAGAGGTTCCATGTCGGTCATTGATTCAAAAAAGGCCATGGCGGCTTCTATATCCTCCTTATCCGGACTTTCAAATGTTATTGAGAGTGTACCTTTCTGTTTTTCCTTCATCCGGACCCTGTTCTGGTTTATTTCAAATATGTTTTCGCCCTTATTCTTGTTTCCGCTCTCCTTAACAAAAACCACTGTATCTGACATTTAAACAACCCCCGTATTATTATTGGACGGGGTGTTTAATATATTTTGGCCCTTCCTGATTATGTGACTCCACTAAAACTTGTATCCTATAAGGCGGAGGAACCTCTTTCTCTCGGCGATATCCTCCTCATCCTCTATACCCTCAGGTCTGCTGCCATCTATGACCCCCAGGATCCCCCTCCCCTGCTCTGTCTCGGCAATGATGACCTCAACGGGGTTTGCGGTGGCGCAGTAGATGTTAACAACCTCCGGAACATCCTTTACCCTCTGCAGTATGTTTATGGGGAAGGCTTCCCTGAGGAACACTATGAACGAGTGCCCTGCCCCAATTTCAAGAATGGTCTCTGCTGCAAGCTCCTCAAGTTCCTCATCATTTCCAGCATGCCTCACGAGGCAGTCCCCGGATGCCTCGGCAAATGCCACCCCAAATTTTGCCTGGGGGACCGTGTTCACAATGGCCTCATAGATGTCCTCAACAGTCTTTATGAAGTGGCTCTGCCCGAGTATCAGGTTCAGGTCCTCCTGGGGCTCTATCCTGACCGTCTTTATCTCCATGAAAAGACCTCCTCTCAATATATTTATTATGTGTAACTTAAATCATTAAGGGAGGAGAAATGTATTTAAGGCAGAAGACATTTATCATTAATAATCATTATTATTTTTTTCTGGCACTGATGAGGTGTAACCATGAAAGAGAAAAGTAAGGAGATTGGTTCCCGTGTAAGGGAACTGAGGGAACTTTCAGAAGTCACGGAAGATGAAATGGCCAGTTACCTGAACATTGATGTGGAGACCTACCGCCGCTATGAGACCGGAGAGGAGGACATCCCGGCAAGTATACTCTTTGAGATAGCCCACAAGCTGGGCGTTGACATGGGACTTCTGCTCACAGGTGAGGAGACAAGGATGCACATCTTCACCGTCACCCGTAAGGGTAAGGGGGTGGAGGTTGAGAGGAGGAAACAGTACCGCTACGAGAACCTGGCAGAGAAGTTCATTCACAAAAAGGCCGAACCATTCATAGTTACAGTGGAGCCCCGTGACGGAAAACCGAAGACCAACAGCCACCCTGGACAGGAATTCAACTACGTCCTGGAGGGGCGCATAAGGTTTTACATACATGACAATGAGATAATACTGAATGAGGGGGACTCAATATTCTTTGACTCATCATATGAACATGCCATGGAGGCCCTGGACGGTAAAAGGGCCAGATTCCTTGCAATAATAATGTAGAGGTGTGCCAATGACTGCTCTCATACATGAATTCGTTAACCGTGTTGAATTTGACTCCTACGAGGATTTCCATGATAATTTCCAGATAAAGATACCTGAAAACTTCAACTTCGCATACGACGTTGTCGATCGCTACGCAGAGATTGAACCTGATAAGACAGCCATCGTCTGGTGCAATGACACTGGAGATGAGAAAACAATCACATTCAGGGAGCTTAAGGAACTCTCAGACAGGGCGGCCAGTTTCTTCACCAGGGAGGGTATAGGGAAGGGTGACACTGTCATGCTGACCCTCAAGGCAAGGTACGACTTCTGGTACTCCCTCCTGGGACTCCACAAGATAGGCGCCATTGCAATACCAGCCACACACATGCTCAAGGAGAAGGACATCGTCTACCGTATAAGGGAAGCCGATATAAAGATGGTTGTCTGCATAGCAGAGGACGGTGTACCTGATGTATTTGACAATGCCATTGATGAACTCGGGGCAGACATTAAAAGGGTCATCGTCGGTGACCTTGAAAGGGAAGGATGGATAAACCTCAGGGAGGAACTCAGCAATATCCCCGGGGACTTCCAGGCCCCTGAAGATCGCCCCGGAGGAGGGGATACTCTGCTTGTGTACTTCTCATCAGGTACAACAGGTATGCCAAAGATGATAGAGCACGACCACACCTACCCCCTCGGCCACATAATAACCGCAAAGTACTGGCAGAACGTCAGGGAGGACGGCCTCCACTACACCGTCGCAGATACAGGCTGGGCCAAGGCCATGTGGGGACAGATCTATGGACAGTGGATAGCCGGAAGCGCCGTCTTTGTCTACGATTATGATCGTTTTGACCCTGAGAAGATGCTTGAGAAGCTTGAAATGTATGACATAACAACCTTCTGCGCCCCTCCAACCATATACAGGTTCCTCATAAAGGAGGACCTCTCACGCTACGACCTATCAGGTATAGAATACGCGGTAACAGCGGGGGAACCCCTCAACCCCGAGGTCTTTGAGAGGTTCAAGGAGCACACAGGCCTTGAGCTCATGGAGGGCTTCGGCCAGACAGAGTGCGTTGTGTGCATAGCAAACTTCCCCTGGATGGAACCAAAGCCTGGCTCAATGGGCAAACCATCACCAGGCTACCAGGTTGAACTTGTGGACAGGAACGGTGAACCCGTGGACGTGGGTGAAGAGGGCGAGATAGTCATAAAAACGGAGGATGGTAAACCGATAGGACTCTTCAACGGCTACTACAGGAACCCTGAGAAGACATCAGAGGTATGGCACGACGGCTACTACCACACAGGGGATACAGCCTGGATGGACGAGGACGGATACCTGTGGTTCGTTGGGAGAACCGACGACATAATCAAGAGTTCAGGTTACCATATAGGACCCTTTGAGGTTGAAAGCGCCATCATATCCCACCCATCGGTCCTTGAATGTGCAGTTACCGGCTACCCAGACCCCATAAGGGGACAGGTTGTCAAGGCAACCGTGGTACTTGCAAGGGGATATGAACCATCAGAGGAACTGAAGAAGGAGATACAGGACCATGTGAAAAGGGTGACAGCACCCTACAAGTACCCCAGGATAGTTGAATTTGTTGAGGAGCTACCCAAGACAATAAGCGGTAAGATAAGGCGTGTTGAGATCAGACAGCATGACCTTGAAGGAGACGGTGAAAACCAATGAAGAAGGCCTACCCGGTAATAAACAGGGTCGAATGCAAGGCATGCGAGCGATGCATAATCGCATGCCCCAGGAAAGTGCTTTACATGAGCAGCAGGATCAACGAGAGGGGCTACCACTACGTTGAGTACCGTGGCGAGGGATGCAATGGCTGCGGAAACTGTTACTACACCTGCCCCGAGATCAACGCAATAGAGGTCCACATAGAGAGGTGTGAAGATGGCGACACAGATGGTTAAGGGTAACACCGCCGTGATAATAGGGGCCATGTATGCAGGCTGCGACTGCTACTTCGGCTACCCCATAACACCAGCAAGCGAGATACTGCACGAGGCCTCAAGGTACTTCCCCATGGTCGGGAGGAAGGTTGTACAGGCGGAATCAGAGGAGGCAGCCATAAACATGGTGTACGGTGCAGCAGCAGCCGGCCACAGGGTCATGACAGCATCCTCAGGGCCAGGTATGAGCCTCAAACAGGAGGGAATATCCTTCCTTGCAGGCGCAGAGCTCCCTGCGGTCATCGTGGATGTCATGAGGGCCGGACCTGGACTCGGAAACATCGGACCCGAGCAGGCAGATTACAACCAGCTGGTGAAGGGCGGTGGACATGGAAATTACAGAAACATCGTCCTTGCACCCAACAGTGTACAGGAGATGTGCGACCTCACAATGGAGGCCTTTGAGCTGGCAGACAAGTACAGGAACCCTGTTATAGTGCTCGCAGATGCCGTCCTGGGGCAGATGGCAGAGCCCCTCCGCTTCCCTGAAAGGGCCGTGGAGCACAGGCCAGACACATCATGGGCTGTCTGCGGCAGCAGGGAAACCATGAAGAACCTCGTAACCTCCATATTCCTTGACTTCGATGAACTCGAGGAGTTCAACTTCTACCTCCAGGAGAAGTACGCGGTGGTGGAGGAGAATGAGGTGAGATACGAGGAATACATGGTTGAGGATGCTGACATTGTACTCGTGGCGTACGGTATAAGCAGCAGGGTCGCGAAGAGCGCAGTTGACATGGCACGTGCAGATGGTATAAAGGTGGGTCTTCTGAGGCCCATAACGCTCTTCCCCTTCCCCTCAAGGAGGATTGGGGAGCTTGCAGAGGGTGGCTGCACCTTCATATCAGTTGAGATGAGCAGCGGCCAGATGAGGGAGGATATAAGGATGGCCTCCAGCTGCAGGGATGTTGAACTCGTAAACAGGATGGGTGGAAACCTCATAGAACTGAGGGATATACTCAGGAAGATCAGAGAACTCGCGGGGGAATCCAATGACTAAAAAGGTAATCAGAAAACCAGATTCACTCCACGATGTATTCAAGAGGAAGGGTGGAAGCGCACCCACAGCCACACACTACTGTGCAGGCTGCGGCCATGGAATACTCCACAAACTCATAGGTGAGGCCATTGATGAACTGGGTATACAGGAGCGTTCAGTCATGATAAGCCCTGTTGGCTGTGCAGTTTTCGCCTACTACTACTTTGACTGCGGAAACGTCCAGGTGGCCCATGGAAGAGCCCCCGCGGTGGGTACAGGGATATCACGTGCAGAGGACGATGCCGTGGTCATGCTCTACCAGGGCGACGGGGACCTCGCATCCATCGGCCTCAATGAGACGATACAGGCCGCGAACCGTGGTGAAAAAATGGCGGTCTTCTTTGTCAACAACACCGTCTACGGCATGACCGGGGGCCAGATGGCGCCAACAACCCTCATAGGTGAGGTTACAGTTACCTGTCCCGGTGGGAGGGACCCCCGGTACGCAGGTTACCCACTACATATGTGTGAACTCCTCGACAACCTCCAGGCCCCTGTTTTCATAGAGAGGGTCTCCCTTGCAGACCCAAAGAGCATAAGGAAGGCTAAAAGGGCTGTTAAAAGAGCCCTTGAAATCCAGAGGGACGGGAAGGGCTATGCATTCGTTGAGGTACTATCCCCATGTCCCACAAACCTCAGGCAGGACGCCGAGGGCGCTGAAAGATTCCTTAAGGAGGAAATGGAAAAGGAATTCCCTGTGAAGAACTTCAGGGACCGCTCATTCGAGACAGAACCCCTCATAAGGTC is a window encoding:
- a CDS encoding helix-turn-helix domain-containing protein, whose protein sequence is MKEKSKEIGSRVRELRELSEVTEDEMASYLNIDVETYRRYETGEEDIPASILFEIAHKLGVDMGLLLTGEETRMHIFTVTRKGKGVEVERRKQYRYENLAEKFIHKKAEPFIVTVEPRDGKPKTNSHPGQEFNYVLEGRIRFYIHDNEIILNEGDSIFFDSSYEHAMEALDGKRARFLAIIM
- a CDS encoding AMP-binding protein; translation: MTALIHEFVNRVEFDSYEDFHDNFQIKIPENFNFAYDVVDRYAEIEPDKTAIVWCNDTGDEKTITFRELKELSDRAASFFTREGIGKGDTVMLTLKARYDFWYSLLGLHKIGAIAIPATHMLKEKDIVYRIREADIKMVVCIAEDGVPDVFDNAIDELGADIKRVIVGDLEREGWINLREELSNIPGDFQAPEDRPGGGDTLLVYFSSGTTGMPKMIEHDHTYPLGHIITAKYWQNVREDGLHYTVADTGWAKAMWGQIYGQWIAGSAVFVYDYDRFDPEKMLEKLEMYDITTFCAPPTIYRFLIKEDLSRYDLSGIEYAVTAGEPLNPEVFERFKEHTGLELMEGFGQTECVVCIANFPWMEPKPGSMGKPSPGYQVELVDRNGEPVDVGEEGEIVIKTEDGKPIGLFNGYYRNPEKTSEVWHDGYYHTGDTAWMDEDGYLWFVGRTDDIIKSSGYHIGPFEVESAIISHPSVLECAVTGYPDPIRGQVVKATVVLARGYEPSEELKKEIQDHVKRVTAPYKYPRIVEFVEELPKTISGKIRRVEIRQHDLEGDGENQ
- the afpA gene encoding archaeoflavoprotein AfpA — translated: MTEKLTVAWCITGAGEKLTETYEIMKDIKKIYGDRIKIDVFISKAGDQVVKYYGLYRDLETSFDRKWVEINANSPFLAGQVQLGKYDFILVAPCTSNSTAKISLRIGDTLVTNAVIMAQKASVPVYIMPSDYSEGKVITTLPNGKKLELKITREDVEHVKRISGMDKTEVFSDPSRIYKIFEEWTYPKDQ
- a CDS encoding ABC transporter ATP-binding protein, whose amino-acid sequence is MKAIEVRNLKKSFDGGKIRALNGVDLEVEMGEFISIMGPSGSGKSTLLNMIGALDVPDSGTIKVAGRDLSEERDLSRLRAEEIGFVFQLHNLIPSLTALENVEIPMFAVKHGNMEERAMELLEQVGLGDKADRRPTELSGGERQRVAIARALANNPSIILADEPTGALDSKTSKNILHMLQKLQEEEGVTLVVVTHEPHVAEMASRTIRILDGVIVG
- a CDS encoding adenosine-specific kinase → MEIKTVRIEPQEDLNLILGQSHFIKTVEDIYEAIVNTVPQAKFGVAFAEASGDCLVRHAGNDEELEELAAETILEIGAGHSFIVFLREAFPINILQRVKDVPEVVNIYCATANPVEVIIAETEQGRGILGVIDGSRPEGIEDEEDIAERKRFLRLIGYKF
- the vorB gene encoding 3-methyl-2-oxobutanoate dehydrogenase subunit VorB; the protein is MATQMVKGNTAVIIGAMYAGCDCYFGYPITPASEILHEASRYFPMVGRKVVQAESEEAAINMVYGAAAAGHRVMTASSGPGMSLKQEGISFLAGAELPAVIVDVMRAGPGLGNIGPEQADYNQLVKGGGHGNYRNIVLAPNSVQEMCDLTMEAFELADKYRNPVIVLADAVLGQMAEPLRFPERAVEHRPDTSWAVCGSRETMKNLVTSIFLDFDELEEFNFYLQEKYAVVEENEVRYEEYMVEDADIVLVAYGISSRVAKSAVDMARADGIKVGLLRPITLFPFPSRRIGELAEGGCTFISVEMSSGQMREDIRMASSCRDVELVNRMGGNLIELRDILRKIRELAGESND
- a CDS encoding 2-oxoacid:acceptor oxidoreductase family protein codes for the protein MTKKVIRKPDSLHDVFKRKGGSAPTATHYCAGCGHGILHKLIGEAIDELGIQERSVMISPVGCAVFAYYYFDCGNVQVAHGRAPAVGTGISRAEDDAVVMLYQGDGDLASIGLNETIQAANRGEKMAVFFVNNTVYGMTGGQMAPTTLIGEVTVTCPGGRDPRYAGYPLHMCELLDNLQAPVFIERVSLADPKSIRKAKRAVKRALEIQRDGKGYAFVEVLSPCPTNLRQDAEGAERFLKEEMEKEFPVKNFRDRSFETEPLIRSESDFSRESLDRIFQIREDSVPDPVDDPEFPEVRVKIAGFGGQGVLSMGLTLAQAACSEGRHTSWYPAYGPEQRGGTSSCGVVISGERVGSPAVDTPDVLVAFNQPSIDEFAGDVREGGTVLYDTATADFRKKDNVRAIGVPALEIAKEHGTGRAANTVMLGVMMALGITGLHEESFSEAIRFTFSGKDKIIDMNLKILEAGAEWARKNLEGEF
- the vorC gene encoding 3-methyl-2-oxobutanoate dehydrogenase subunit VorC, whose amino-acid sequence is MKKAYPVINRVECKACERCIIACPRKVLYMSSRINERGYHYVEYRGEGCNGCGNCYYTCPEINAIEVHIERCEDGDTDG